In one window of Penaeus monodon isolate SGIC_2016 chromosome 36, NSTDA_Pmon_1, whole genome shotgun sequence DNA:
- the LOC119595437 gene encoding LOW QUALITY PROTEIN: uncharacterized protein LOC119595437 (The sequence of the model RefSeq protein was modified relative to this genomic sequence to represent the inferred CDS: deleted 1 base in 1 codon) — protein sequence MTDVGVEGGCCVGGSKGGRGVGNGLSLLDGDSWETRANELFNLCDRESKGFITKRDLQRLWGELPLGPDELEGVFDSLDEDHNGFLSLEEFTDGFGRHLGLIVQFRADEEPLLTSGVAIEDENRSEDDDDATDLSKEQLDYLLDRLLEQDLESNSAVVEAVWRQVCGARTGVEEVEDGGEGGGGGGGGGSDISPSHGAGLGRLVVALMQELTRMKHEHTRLEAALAAKAEDYNKQVSKLYEELECQISGERSKVALEHSQKEARALASLENEVAEREAALRSLEDEQLKMRQRLEQVLAAETAARSENSFLSQHVEKLEADLNRRESEVQELQSALDALKHKTKEEKRRRAHQAFKVTEGIARERESLVTQLDLLRSINTQLRDEQDQAGGPHSHLRRRCREGGGGLGSSGSSSSASTPTSTNGMAGNSSVLSQLTTEGGVKVEMTPPTDTRPIPPNHLPLLPSPAHCLSLPPGAWSPSNRSSDCEHDEDYFNHVAIGVGPPMPPLESTTPIEQSLLKELLEQPVLCASCGGTNPDAIDTVGGKASTHALLHRKDSMTQTPSPSSASSPSRLPLTPAPRRIDSSSNTDSREKEKDEGEEEEEEKEESDTLEVGVDGRCLCERRDSQSSVSSQHSATILIYHPGRRSSSPDAHPPDAQHPPAVPAHPPLTRTPARHQKLPQSTPPRPRHSNLGVRFSDELEVQFFETGDGDGSSRVVRRQMVDLANASDVCSSTGGSGSECAAGQGGSKGSVSCGLSCEHDADGDGSSHDIGASNGLNKCVTGDCEDSSGSDSETGRGRGSSETPKSNGLSRDDGAGDCKPSSDEKQSDKDGENNSSSSRANDNTSNNDNKCNYSNGNDRNHHSNSRDEEDVTQPTRILNLQVLEPRMTQYLKLHYMRPVFTLEGRRFVSEGQEEALREEIEKERGRRDKQECYIRGSQECLVFHHSESQFSSFSALMGEDGRRVADSVDHNKEKNNNEVRGLGTSLNGKAELEEKAKEEEVIKKSEGRMAKPPPVPGPPRMFKVVLIGDSGVGKTSYIHRACTGEFRGDFGCTVGVDYRVLEVVVGGVRAVLQLWDTAGQERFRSITRQYYRKADGVVVMYDVTNEQSFISVNDWLTSVKETAGADVSVAVLGNKCDLAAARRVPKDIAYKMIRSHNCLMYEVSAASGNGVQESIKHLAALLATQQEHDLVTSTALDLHSEGKKKKYCCRE from the exons ATGACCGACGTGGGCGTAGAAGGGGGTTGCTGTGTGGGCGGcagcaaaggaggaagaggcgtgGGAAATGGGCTGAGCTTATTAGACGGGGATTCGTGGGAAACAAGAGCAAACGAACTTTTTAATCTATGCGATCGAGAAAGCAAAGGATTCATCACCAAACGCGACTTGCAG AGGCTGTGGGGGGAGCTTCCTCTGGGTCCGGACGAGCTGGAGGGCGTGTTCGATTCCCTGGACGAAGACCACAACGGCTTCCTCTCCCTTGAGGAGTTCACTGACGGATTCG GTCGACATCTCGGCCTGATAGTACAGTTCAGAGCAGACGAGGAACCTCTCCTGACCTCCGGAGTCGCGATCGAGGACGAGAATAGAAGCGAGGACGATGACGACGCCACAGATCTCTCCAAGGAACAGCTGGATTATCTCCTCGACAGACTCCTCGAGCAGGACCTTGAGAGCAA CTCAGCGGTGGTGGAAGCTGTGTGGAGACAGGTGTGCGGCGCGAGGACAGgtgtggaggaagtggaagacgggggcgagggaggaggaggaggaggaggaggagggagcgacaTCTCTCCCTCCCACGGTGCCGGGCTGGGACGCCTCGTGGTGGCTCTCATGCAGGAGCTTACCAGGATGAAGCACGAGCACACGCGGCTGGAGGCTGCGCTGGCGGCAAAGGCAGAGGACTACAACAAgcag GTCTCGAAGTTGTACGAGGAGCTAGAGTGCCAGATCAGCGGAGAGAGGTCAAAGGTGGCACTCGAGCACAGTCAGAAGGAGGCGCGCGCACTCGCTAGTTTGGAAAATGAG GTAGCAGAGAGGGAGGCGGCGCTACGGAGCCTGGAGGACGAACAGCTGAAGATGAGGCAGCGGCTTGAGCAGGTCTTGGCAGCCGAGACCGCAGCTCGAAGCGAAAATTCGTTCCTCTCGCAACATGTG GAGAAGCTCGAGGCCGACTTGAACCGCCGCGAATCCGAAGTGCAAGAGCTACAGTCCGCCCTCGACGCCCTCAAGCATAAGACTAAGGAGGAGAAACGCAGGAGAGCTCACCAAGCCTTCAAG GTGACCGAGGGCatcgcgagggagagagagagcctggtCACGCAGCTGGACCTCCTTCGCTCCATCAACACGCAGCTGCGGGACGAGCAGGACCAGGCCGGGGGACCGCACAGCCACCTGCGTCGAAG GTGCAGAGAGGGCGGGGGCGGCCTTGGGAGTTCTGGCTCCTCTAGCTCCGCCTCCACTCCGACGTCGACCAATGGCATGGCAGGAAACAGCAGCGTCCTGTCCCAACTGACGACGGAGGGCGGAGTTAAGGTTGAGATGACCCCGCCCACTGACACCCGCCCGATACCGCCCAatcacctccctctcctacctaGCCCCGCCCATTGCCTTTCTCTACCTCCAGG TGCGTGGTCACCGTCGAACCGGAGCAGCGACTGTGAACACGATGAGGATTATTTCAAC CATGTAGCCATAGGCGTAGGACCGCCCATGCCGCCCTTGGAGAGCACCACGCCCATAGAGCAAAGTCTCCTGAAGGAGTTGTTGGAGCAGCCCGTCCTCTGCGCATCGTGCGGGGGAACCAATCCTGACGCGATAGATACTGTGGGAGGAAAAG CTTCCACACACGCTCTTCTCCACCGTAAGGACTCCATGACCCagactccttctccctcctccgcctcctccccctctcgcctcccccttacccccgccCCACGAAGGATCGATTCCTCTTCCAACACGGattcaagagagaaagagaaggacgaaggggaagaggaagaggaggaaaaggaagagagtgacACGTTAGAAGTCGGTGTGGATGGAAGGTGTCTTTGTGAGAG ACGCGACAGCCAGTCCTCCGTGAGCTCTCAGCACTCCGCCACCATCCTCATCTACCACCCGGGTCGTCGGTCCTCCTCGCCCGACGCCCACCCGCCTGACGCCCAGCACCCTCCCGCTGTCCCCGCCCACCCTCCTCTCACGCGCACCCCCGCCCGCCACCAGAAACTCCCGCAGAGCACCCCGCCCAGGCCCCGGCACTCCAACCTCGGCGTTCGGTTTTCGGACGAGCTCGAAGTGCAGTTCTTCGAGACCGGGGATGGAGACGGCAGCTCCCGCGTTGTCAGGAGGCAAATGGTTGACCTCGCTAACGCTTCCGACGTGTGTTCAAGTACAGGTGGATCGGGATCCGAGTGCGCAGCGGGTCAAGGAGGTTCGAAGGGGTCCGTGTCTTGTGGACTTTCATGCGAACACGATGCCGATGGAGACGGATCTTCACATGATATCGGCGCCAGCAACGGACTGAATAAATGCGTCACCGGAGACTGTGAAGATTCATCGGGATCAGACTCCGAAACCGGCAGAGGACGTGGAAGTTCAGAGACACCGAAATCCAACGGCCTCTCCAGGGACGACGGAGCGGGAGATTGCAAACCTTCGTCTGACGAAAAACAAAGTGATAAGGACGGcgaaaacaacagcagcagcagcagagccaACGACAATACTAGCAATAACGACAACAAGTGCAACTACAGCAACGGCAACGACAGGAACCACCATAGCAACAGTCGCGACGAAGAAGACGTCACTCAGCCAACACGCATCCTCAACCTGCAGGTACTCGAGCCAAGAATGACGCAATACCTCAAGCTGCATTACATGAGGCCAGTCTTCACCCTCGAAGGCAGACGCTTTGTCTCAGAAGGCCAGGAAGAGGCGctgagagaagaaatagagaaggagagaggaagacgagacaaACAAGAATGTTACATCAGGGGAAGTCAAGAATGTCTGGTTTTCCATCATTCAGAATCTCAGTTTTCGAGTTTCTCAGCTCTTATGggcgaggatgggaggagagtggCGGACAGTGTG GAccacaacaaagagaaaaacaacaacgaagTC AGAGGCCTCGGGACGTCACTAAACGGGAAAGCGGAATtagaggaaaaggcaaaagaggaagaagtaataaagaagagtgaagggaggatggCAAAACCCCCTCCCGTTCCTGGCCCCCCTCGTATGTTCAAAGTCGTTCTCATTGGCGACTCCGGAGTGGGGAAAACCTCCTATATACACAg GGCGTGCACGGGAGAGTTCAGAGGAGACTTTGGGTGCACTGTGGGCGTGGATTACCGTGTCCTGGAAGTGGTGGTGGGCGGCGTGAGGGCGGTCTTGCAGCTCTGGGACACGGCCGGTCAGGAGCGCTTCCGGTCTATCACTCGGCAGTATTACAG GAAAGCTGACGGCGTCGTGGTGATGTATGACGTCACGAACGAACAATCATTTATTAGTGTCAACGACTGGCTTACGTCAGtgaag GAAACAGCAGGAGCGGACGTAAGCGTGGCCGTTCTGGGCAACAAGTGCGACCTGGCAGCTGCTCGGCGAGTTCCGAAAGACATTGCATACAAGATGATTAGG AGCCACAACTGCCTGATGTACGAAGTGAGCGCAGCCTCGGGCAACGGAGTGCAAGAATCGATCAAGCATCTCGCAGCTCTTTTAGCCACTCAGCAGGAGCACGACCTGGTCACCAGCACGGCTCTCGACCTACACagcgaagggaagaagaagaaatactgtTGTCGAGAATGA